A window of Ananas comosus cultivar F153 linkage group 4, ASM154086v1, whole genome shotgun sequence contains these coding sequences:
- the LOC109708536 gene encoding BTB/POZ domain-containing protein At3g22104-like isoform X3, with translation MEILSSFSCKLSKLFNNPSANSSAKALKVIFHDFPGGPEGFELFARFCYKNGDLQITPSNTPLLHCIAHFMEMSKATLSSSPCLINSTRKSLEMIQFWTWSDTVNSLKQCQELSAISGSSAVLNKILDSLLARIAAISDASPSDSPESSALRFSCDTRSTVSVKTGNSRSWWFEDLVLLDPRMIEKVIKGMLSRKIEHGTISRFLFYYLKSRLSNAALYEKKKKATEVTIELLNCLDVNSVSCKRLFGILRVSSSLKISRACRSTLEAMIGAQIDQASLDNLLIPSSTLIDSIYDVNLILRFLKSFLDIVGKELVARLKRVGRLMDLYLAEVAPDSCLKPAKFVALIASLPDAARDCHDAIYRAIDMYLEVHSQLSDEEKMKICCCINYEKLSSECCKHLAKNAKFPSRITIQALVSQHSKLRSLLQDTNNIKSTQKSPLKGKQCEDGEQIILYAKKLDLSIENEKLKAHLQGMHWRVMELEKVCKKMQTQMTSIMKSRKHPATGGSRSLPRLCS, from the exons ATG gAAATCCTCTCATCCTTCTCTTGTAAACTCAGCAAGTTATTCAACAATCCATCAGCAAATTCATCTGCAAAGGCCCTCAAAGTTATTTTCCACGATTTTCCGGGGGGACCGGAGGGATTCGAGCTCTTCGCCAGATTCTGCTACAAAAATGGTGATCTTCAAATAACACCCTCCAACACTCCCCTCCTCCACTGCATTGCCCACTTCATGGAAATGTCTAAGGCCACCCTCTCTTCCTCCCCATGCTTGATCAATTCGACCCGAAAATCTCTCGAAATGATCCAATTTTGGACCTGGTCCGACACCGTGAACTCGCTGAAGCAATGCCAAGAACTCTCTGCAATTTCCGGTTCTTCGGCGGTGTTAAACAAGATCTTAGACTCACTTTTAGCGAGAATCGCTGCTATAAGCGATGCTAGCCCGTCCGACTCGCCGGAGAGCTCTGCTTTGCGGTTCTCGTGCGATACGAGAAGCACCGTCAGCGTGAAAACTGGCAATTCCCGATCTTGGTGGTTCGAAGATCTCGTATTATTGGACCCTCGCATGATCGAAAAAGTTATCAAGGGAATGCTTTCTCGGAAAATCGAGCATGGAACTATCAGCAGGTTCCTCTTTTACTATCTCAAGTCTAGATTATCGAATGCCGCACTttatgagaagaagaagaaggccaCTGAAGTTACCATTGAGCTTCTCAATTGTCTCGACGTAAACTCGGTTTCTTGCAAGCGATTGTTCGGGATTTTAAGAGTATCTTCGTCTCTGAAGATAAGCAGAGCTTGTCGAAGTACGTTGGAGGCGATGATAGGGGCCCAAATTGATCAAGCTTCGTTGGATAATCTGCTGATTCCGTCGTCAACCTTGATTGACAGCATTTATGATGTGAATCTAATCTTGAGGTTCTTGAAGTCCTTTCTTGATATCGTGGGGAAGGAGCTGGTCGCGCGATTGAAGAGGGTCGGGAGATTAATGGACTTGTACTTGGCTGAAGTTGCTCCTGATTCTTGCTTGAAGCCCGCAAAGTTTGTCGCGCTGATAGCTTCTCTCCCAGACGCGGCACGAGATTGTCACGACGCCATTTATCGAGCAATCGACATGTATCTCGAG GTTCACTCTCAACTGTCTGATGAAGAGAAGATGAAGATATGCTGTTGCATAAACTACGAGAAGCTCTCCTCAGAGTGTTGCAAGCACCTCGCGAAGAACGCGAAATTCCCGTCAAGGATAACAATACAAGCTCTCGTATCTCAGCACTCGAAGCTCAGGAGCCTTCTCCAAGACACCAACAACATCAAATCTACTCAAAAATCTCCCCTCAAGGGGAAACAGTGCGAGGATGGCGAACAGATCATTCTCTACGCCAAAAAGCTTGATTTGTCAATAGAAAATGAGAAGCTCAAAGCCCATCTTCAAGGTATGCATTGGAGGGTCATGGAATTGGAGAAAGTGTGCAAGAAAATGCAGACCCAGATGACAAGTATCATGAAAAGCAGGAAACATCCTGCTACTGGTGGGTCAAGATCACTTCCTAGGCTCTGTTCATGA
- the LOC109708536 gene encoding BTB/POZ domain-containing protein At3g22104-like isoform X2, with translation MLKQFKMGCDLQVDVNGEETFFVDKEILSSFSCKLSKLFNNPSANSSAKALKVIFHDFPGGPEGFELFARFCYKNGDLQITPSNTPLLHCIAHFMEMSKATLSSSPCLINSTRKSLEMIQFWTWSDTVNSLKQCQELSAISGSSAVLNKILDSLLARIAAISDASPSDSPESSALRFSCDTRSTVSVKTGNSRSWWFEDLVLLDPRMIEKVIKGMLSRKIEHGTISRFLFYYLKSRLSNAALYEKKKKATEVTIELLNCLDVNSVSCKRLFGILRVSSSLKISRACRSTLEAMIGAQIDQASLDNLLIPSSTLIDSIYDVNLILRFLKSFLDIVGKELVARLKRVGRLMDLYLAEVAPDSCLKPAKFVALIASLPDAARDCHDAIYRAIDMYLEVHSQLSDEEKMKICCCINYEKLSSECCKHLAKNAKFPSRITIQALVSQHSKLRSLLQDTNNIKSTQKSPLKGKQCEDGEQIILYAKKLDLSIENEKLKAHLQGMHWRVMELEKVCKKMQTQMTSIMKSRKHPATGGSRSLPRLCS, from the exons ATGTTGAAGCAATTCAAGATGGGTTGTGACCTTCAGGTGGATGTTAATGGGGAGGAGACCTTCTTTGTGGATAAG gAAATCCTCTCATCCTTCTCTTGTAAACTCAGCAAGTTATTCAACAATCCATCAGCAAATTCATCTGCAAAGGCCCTCAAAGTTATTTTCCACGATTTTCCGGGGGGACCGGAGGGATTCGAGCTCTTCGCCAGATTCTGCTACAAAAATGGTGATCTTCAAATAACACCCTCCAACACTCCCCTCCTCCACTGCATTGCCCACTTCATGGAAATGTCTAAGGCCACCCTCTCTTCCTCCCCATGCTTGATCAATTCGACCCGAAAATCTCTCGAAATGATCCAATTTTGGACCTGGTCCGACACCGTGAACTCGCTGAAGCAATGCCAAGAACTCTCTGCAATTTCCGGTTCTTCGGCGGTGTTAAACAAGATCTTAGACTCACTTTTAGCGAGAATCGCTGCTATAAGCGATGCTAGCCCGTCCGACTCGCCGGAGAGCTCTGCTTTGCGGTTCTCGTGCGATACGAGAAGCACCGTCAGCGTGAAAACTGGCAATTCCCGATCTTGGTGGTTCGAAGATCTCGTATTATTGGACCCTCGCATGATCGAAAAAGTTATCAAGGGAATGCTTTCTCGGAAAATCGAGCATGGAACTATCAGCAGGTTCCTCTTTTACTATCTCAAGTCTAGATTATCGAATGCCGCACTttatgagaagaagaagaaggccaCTGAAGTTACCATTGAGCTTCTCAATTGTCTCGACGTAAACTCGGTTTCTTGCAAGCGATTGTTCGGGATTTTAAGAGTATCTTCGTCTCTGAAGATAAGCAGAGCTTGTCGAAGTACGTTGGAGGCGATGATAGGGGCCCAAATTGATCAAGCTTCGTTGGATAATCTGCTGATTCCGTCGTCAACCTTGATTGACAGCATTTATGATGTGAATCTAATCTTGAGGTTCTTGAAGTCCTTTCTTGATATCGTGGGGAAGGAGCTGGTCGCGCGATTGAAGAGGGTCGGGAGATTAATGGACTTGTACTTGGCTGAAGTTGCTCCTGATTCTTGCTTGAAGCCCGCAAAGTTTGTCGCGCTGATAGCTTCTCTCCCAGACGCGGCACGAGATTGTCACGACGCCATTTATCGAGCAATCGACATGTATCTCGAG GTTCACTCTCAACTGTCTGATGAAGAGAAGATGAAGATATGCTGTTGCATAAACTACGAGAAGCTCTCCTCAGAGTGTTGCAAGCACCTCGCGAAGAACGCGAAATTCCCGTCAAGGATAACAATACAAGCTCTCGTATCTCAGCACTCGAAGCTCAGGAGCCTTCTCCAAGACACCAACAACATCAAATCTACTCAAAAATCTCCCCTCAAGGGGAAACAGTGCGAGGATGGCGAACAGATCATTCTCTACGCCAAAAAGCTTGATTTGTCAATAGAAAATGAGAAGCTCAAAGCCCATCTTCAAGGTATGCATTGGAGGGTCATGGAATTGGAGAAAGTGTGCAAGAAAATGCAGACCCAGATGACAAGTATCATGAAAAGCAGGAAACATCCTGCTACTGGTGGGTCAAGATCACTTCCTAGGCTCTGTTCATGA
- the LOC109708536 gene encoding BTB/POZ domain-containing protein At3g22104-like isoform X1, with protein MLMGRRPSLWISVCCCCCWPGSLVPSYLLLKEILSSFSCKLSKLFNNPSANSSAKALKVIFHDFPGGPEGFELFARFCYKNGDLQITPSNTPLLHCIAHFMEMSKATLSSSPCLINSTRKSLEMIQFWTWSDTVNSLKQCQELSAISGSSAVLNKILDSLLARIAAISDASPSDSPESSALRFSCDTRSTVSVKTGNSRSWWFEDLVLLDPRMIEKVIKGMLSRKIEHGTISRFLFYYLKSRLSNAALYEKKKKATEVTIELLNCLDVNSVSCKRLFGILRVSSSLKISRACRSTLEAMIGAQIDQASLDNLLIPSSTLIDSIYDVNLILRFLKSFLDIVGKELVARLKRVGRLMDLYLAEVAPDSCLKPAKFVALIASLPDAARDCHDAIYRAIDMYLEVHSQLSDEEKMKICCCINYEKLSSECCKHLAKNAKFPSRITIQALVSQHSKLRSLLQDTNNIKSTQKSPLKGKQCEDGEQIILYAKKLDLSIENEKLKAHLQGMHWRVMELEKVCKKMQTQMTSIMKSRKHPATGGSRSLPRLCS; from the exons ATGTTAATGGGGAGGAGACCTTCTTTGTGGATAAG tgtctgctgctgctgctgttggcCTGGTTCTCTAGTTCCAAGCTATTTACTTTTGAAA gAAATCCTCTCATCCTTCTCTTGTAAACTCAGCAAGTTATTCAACAATCCATCAGCAAATTCATCTGCAAAGGCCCTCAAAGTTATTTTCCACGATTTTCCGGGGGGACCGGAGGGATTCGAGCTCTTCGCCAGATTCTGCTACAAAAATGGTGATCTTCAAATAACACCCTCCAACACTCCCCTCCTCCACTGCATTGCCCACTTCATGGAAATGTCTAAGGCCACCCTCTCTTCCTCCCCATGCTTGATCAATTCGACCCGAAAATCTCTCGAAATGATCCAATTTTGGACCTGGTCCGACACCGTGAACTCGCTGAAGCAATGCCAAGAACTCTCTGCAATTTCCGGTTCTTCGGCGGTGTTAAACAAGATCTTAGACTCACTTTTAGCGAGAATCGCTGCTATAAGCGATGCTAGCCCGTCCGACTCGCCGGAGAGCTCTGCTTTGCGGTTCTCGTGCGATACGAGAAGCACCGTCAGCGTGAAAACTGGCAATTCCCGATCTTGGTGGTTCGAAGATCTCGTATTATTGGACCCTCGCATGATCGAAAAAGTTATCAAGGGAATGCTTTCTCGGAAAATCGAGCATGGAACTATCAGCAGGTTCCTCTTTTACTATCTCAAGTCTAGATTATCGAATGCCGCACTttatgagaagaagaagaaggccaCTGAAGTTACCATTGAGCTTCTCAATTGTCTCGACGTAAACTCGGTTTCTTGCAAGCGATTGTTCGGGATTTTAAGAGTATCTTCGTCTCTGAAGATAAGCAGAGCTTGTCGAAGTACGTTGGAGGCGATGATAGGGGCCCAAATTGATCAAGCTTCGTTGGATAATCTGCTGATTCCGTCGTCAACCTTGATTGACAGCATTTATGATGTGAATCTAATCTTGAGGTTCTTGAAGTCCTTTCTTGATATCGTGGGGAAGGAGCTGGTCGCGCGATTGAAGAGGGTCGGGAGATTAATGGACTTGTACTTGGCTGAAGTTGCTCCTGATTCTTGCTTGAAGCCCGCAAAGTTTGTCGCGCTGATAGCTTCTCTCCCAGACGCGGCACGAGATTGTCACGACGCCATTTATCGAGCAATCGACATGTATCTCGAG GTTCACTCTCAACTGTCTGATGAAGAGAAGATGAAGATATGCTGTTGCATAAACTACGAGAAGCTCTCCTCAGAGTGTTGCAAGCACCTCGCGAAGAACGCGAAATTCCCGTCAAGGATAACAATACAAGCTCTCGTATCTCAGCACTCGAAGCTCAGGAGCCTTCTCCAAGACACCAACAACATCAAATCTACTCAAAAATCTCCCCTCAAGGGGAAACAGTGCGAGGATGGCGAACAGATCATTCTCTACGCCAAAAAGCTTGATTTGTCAATAGAAAATGAGAAGCTCAAAGCCCATCTTCAAGGTATGCATTGGAGGGTCATGGAATTGGAGAAAGTGTGCAAGAAAATGCAGACCCAGATGACAAGTATCATGAAAAGCAGGAAACATCCTGCTACTGGTGGGTCAAGATCACTTCCTAGGCTCTGTTCATGA